One window of the Chryseobacterium sp. CY350 genome contains the following:
- a CDS encoding aspartate-semialdehyde dehydrogenase has protein sequence MKVAVVGSTGMVGQVMLKVLEERNFPVTELIPVASERSIGKQVKYKQVDYTIVSIDDAIAAKPDIAIFSAGGSTSLEYAPKFAEAGITVIDNSSAWRMDPTKKLVVPEINADVLTKEDKIIANPNCSTIQLVMVLGPLNKKYDLKRVVVSTYQSVTGTGKAAVDQLNAEISGDDSVAKVYPYQIFKNALPHCDVFADDDYTKEEIKLMKEPKKILGDDTFNLTATAVRVPVQGGHSESVNIEFENEFELDEVRKILSETPGVIVMDNVKNNEYPMPLYSEGKDEVFVGRIRRDLSQPKTLNLWIVADNLRKGAATNAVQIAEYLVANNLV, from the coding sequence ATGAAAGTAGCTGTAGTAGGTTCAACAGGAATGGTTGGACAAGTGATGCTTAAAGTTCTCGAAGAGAGAAATTTCCCTGTAACAGAATTAATTCCGGTAGCTTCCGAAAGATCGATTGGTAAACAGGTGAAATATAAACAGGTAGATTACACTATCGTAAGCATCGACGACGCTATAGCTGCCAAACCTGATATCGCAATCTTCTCTGCAGGTGGTTCAACTTCTCTGGAATATGCGCCGAAATTTGCTGAAGCCGGAATTACCGTAATTGATAATTCTTCAGCCTGGAGGATGGATCCTACTAAGAAATTAGTTGTTCCGGAAATCAACGCTGATGTTCTGACAAAAGAAGACAAGATTATTGCAAATCCAAACTGTTCCACCATTCAGTTGGTGATGGTTTTAGGTCCGTTGAATAAAAAATATGATTTAAAAAGAGTGGTCGTTTCTACGTATCAGTCTGTAACAGGAACGGGTAAAGCTGCAGTAGATCAATTAAATGCCGAAATCAGCGGAGACGATTCTGTTGCTAAAGTTTATCCTTACCAAATCTTCAAAAATGCGTTGCCACATTGTGACGTATTTGCCGATGACGATTACACAAAAGAAGAAATTAAATTAATGAAAGAGCCTAAAAAGATTTTGGGCGACGATACATTTAATTTAACGGCAACTGCTGTAAGAGTTCCGGTGCAGGGAGGTCATTCTGAAAGCGTTAATATCGAATTTGAAAACGAATTTGAATTAGACGAAGTAAGAAAAATATTATCAGAAACTCCCGGAGTAATCGTAATGGATAACGTCAAAAACAACGAATATCCAATGCCTTTATATTCAGAAGGGAAAGATGAAGTTTTCGTCGGAAGAATCCGGAGAGATCTCTCTCAGCCGAAAACGCTTAACCTGTGGATTGTAGCAGACAATCTGCGAAAAGGCGCTGCAACCAATGCAGTGCAGATCGCAGAATACTTGGTAGCAAACAACTTAGTATAA
- a CDS encoding TonB-dependent receptor produces the protein MKLINKSMLTVVITLSTASVYYAQQTQDTVNTRSRDIEQVVIAGVADIAKDRKTPVAVSTIKEAQIQEKIGNQELPELLNVTPSVYATKAGGGFGDSKINIRGFGQENIAVMVNGMPVNDMENGAVYWSNWAGLSDVTSALQVQRGLGASKLAIASVGGTMNYITRAADKRQSGKVTLGLGNDGFLKTVFSYNTGKSASGWSSSFLMGRTSGAMYANGTDFEAYNYYFALGYQPNKKHDLQFTITGAPQWHNQRSTSTTIQNYIKYNSDQDGTPNRRYNADWGYRDGEQLSNRVNYYHKPVMSVNWDWKMSEKSTLNSVFYASFGRGGGTGDIGRIPTGVGSNTGFVNSFVTPEGQIDYNTIFNTNATINPQTAAQGSTLVRRSSINSHNWYGAILSFNHKFNEHLNFTIGTDNRYYYGYHYQIITDMYGASGYKDITNKNFFTAPGNVYTVTPRVVTNRFSPRATGNPFGGKLNNDEDKIGYDNDGEVLWYGGFGQLEYSNDKLSAFVSGALSNQSFQRIDNFIIDGVTLLNGQQAGYKNSTAANAQVAQPTAANPALNTKTGFKDILGYNMKAGANYNIDDHHNVYANIGYYSKQPFLNAVYPNQKNYLNPNLTNEKIFGLEGGYGFRSSIFDASLNVYRTEWKDRFQRRGGLTQTYPDPLNPGTTLTTNQAYSNIQGITEIHQGIELEMTAKPHKMVDLFAMVSFNDYHYKGNAQGNIFTENNEQIGSDAQTLYLDKVKVGGSAQTTMAGGFTFKPLDWFSFDATYRGVKNLYANLNILNFQNETSREKGSLELPSFGLLDLGITFKVKLKNPKQFFTLRGNVYNLLDKTYIAESNTNIHPNLSKSEYAAINSTRTPAQIEAEYALYQGAGNWNGVNQQNQVYFGYGTTWAATVAFNF, from the coding sequence ATGAAATTAATCAACAAATCGATGCTAACTGTGGTAATCACACTTTCGACAGCTAGCGTTTATTATGCACAACAGACTCAGGACACTGTTAACACAAGATCTAGAGACATTGAGCAAGTTGTTATCGCTGGCGTTGCTGATATCGCCAAAGATAGAAAAACGCCTGTTGCTGTTTCTACAATTAAAGAAGCACAGATTCAGGAAAAGATAGGTAACCAGGAACTTCCTGAGCTTCTAAACGTTACACCTTCTGTATACGCTACAAAAGCCGGAGGTGGTTTTGGAGATTCAAAAATCAACATTCGTGGTTTTGGACAGGAAAACATTGCCGTAATGGTAAATGGTATGCCTGTTAACGATATGGAAAACGGAGCCGTTTACTGGTCTAACTGGGCAGGTCTTTCTGATGTAACTTCTGCATTGCAGGTACAAAGAGGGCTTGGAGCATCTAAATTAGCTATTGCTTCTGTTGGTGGAACAATGAACTATATTACAAGAGCAGCCGACAAAAGACAAAGCGGTAAAGTAACTTTAGGATTAGGAAACGATGGTTTTCTAAAAACTGTATTTTCTTATAACACAGGAAAATCTGCTTCAGGATGGTCTTCATCATTTTTAATGGGTAGAACTTCTGGCGCAATGTATGCCAACGGAACTGACTTCGAAGCATATAACTATTACTTTGCTTTAGGATATCAGCCAAACAAAAAGCATGATCTTCAGTTTACAATAACAGGAGCTCCTCAATGGCATAATCAGAGATCAACTTCTACAACCATTCAGAACTATATTAAATATAACAGCGATCAGGATGGTACACCAAACAGAAGATACAATGCAGACTGGGGATATAGAGATGGAGAACAGTTATCTAACAGAGTAAACTATTATCACAAGCCGGTAATGTCTGTAAACTGGGATTGGAAGATGAGTGAAAAATCAACATTGAATTCAGTATTCTACGCTTCTTTCGGTAGAGGTGGTGGTACTGGCGACATCGGTAGAATACCAACAGGTGTAGGCTCAAACACTGGTTTTGTTAATAGCTTTGTAACTCCTGAAGGACAAATCGATTACAACACAATCTTTAATACAAATGCTACAATTAACCCTCAAACTGCCGCGCAAGGGAGTACTTTAGTAAGAAGATCTTCGATTAACTCTCACAACTGGTATGGTGCTATTCTCAGCTTTAACCATAAATTTAATGAACACTTAAATTTCACTATTGGTACAGACAATAGGTATTATTACGGTTACCATTACCAGATAATTACAGATATGTACGGAGCTTCAGGCTACAAAGACATTACAAACAAAAATTTCTTTACTGCACCAGGAAATGTATATACTGTAACTCCTAGAGTTGTTACTAATAGATTTTCTCCTAGAGCTACAGGAAATCCTTTTGGTGGAAAACTAAACAATGATGAAGACAAAATAGGTTATGATAATGATGGTGAAGTACTATGGTACGGAGGTTTTGGTCAGTTAGAGTATTCTAATGACAAGTTATCAGCCTTCGTTTCCGGTGCATTGTCTAATCAATCTTTCCAGAGAATTGATAATTTCATCATTGACGGAGTGACTTTATTAAACGGTCAGCAGGCAGGATACAAAAACTCTACCGCTGCCAATGCACAAGTGGCTCAGCCTACCGCAGCAAACCCTGCACTTAATACAAAAACAGGTTTCAAAGATATTTTAGGGTACAACATGAAGGCTGGTGCCAACTATAATATAGATGACCATCACAATGTTTATGCAAATATTGGATACTATTCTAAGCAGCCATTTTTAAATGCAGTATATCCAAATCAGAAGAATTACTTAAACCCGAATCTTACTAACGAAAAAATATTTGGTCTTGAAGGAGGTTACGGATTCCGTTCTTCTATCTTTGATGCAAGTCTGAATGTTTACAGAACTGAATGGAAAGACAGATTCCAAAGAAGAGGAGGTCTTACACAAACTTACCCTGATCCGTTAAACCCAGGTACAACTCTTACAACTAATCAAGCTTACTCAAATATTCAGGGAATCACTGAAATTCACCAGGGGATAGAGTTAGAAATGACTGCAAAGCCTCATAAGATGGTAGACTTGTTTGCTATGGTTTCATTTAATGATTATCACTATAAGGGTAATGCGCAGGGAAATATTTTCACTGAAAATAACGAACAAATTGGATCAGACGCTCAAACTCTCTATTTAGACAAAGTGAAAGTAGGAGGTTCTGCACAGACAACCATGGCAGGAGGTTTCACATTCAAGCCTTTAGATTGGTTCTCATTTGATGCAACTTACAGAGGTGTTAAAAACTTATATGCTAACTTAAATATTTTGAACTTCCAAAATGAAACATCAAGAGAAAAAGGTTCTTTAGAGTTACCATCTTTTGGATTGCTTGACCTTGGAATCACTTTTAAAGTTAAATTAAAAAATCCAAAACAGTTCTTTACATTGAGAGGTAACGTGTACAACCTTTTAGACAAGACATACATTGCCGAGTCTAATACAAATATCCACCCAAACCTTTCAAAATCTGAATATGCTGCAATTAACTCTACCCGTACTCCTGCTCAGATAGAGGCTGAATACGCATTATATCAAGGTGCTGGTAATTGGAATGGAGTAAATCAACAAAACCAGGTTTATTTTGGTTATGGTACTACATGGGCAGCAACAGTTGCTTTCAATTTCTAA
- the nadC gene encoding carboxylating nicotinate-nucleotide diphosphorylase produces MKRPNYATDKVLKQFIKNALEEDIQDGDHSTLSTIPKDLEQSAKLLVKENCILAGVELAEIIFKTFDKDLKIERFIKDGEMAKVGDIAFIVTGSARSILSTERLVLNCMQRMSGIATLTQDWDSRLIGTKTKLLDTRKTTPNFRVCEKWAVAIGGGTNHRYGLYDMIMLKDNHIDYNGSITNAVKMAKNYVKKSKKKLKIEVETRNLEEVQEAINAKVDRIMLDNMDVITMKKAVKLINGSCESEASGGITRDQLKEIATTGVTFISVGALTHSAKNIDLSLKAAM; encoded by the coding sequence ATGAAAAGACCAAACTACGCAACCGATAAAGTTCTGAAACAGTTCATCAAAAATGCATTAGAAGAAGACATTCAGGATGGCGATCACTCTACTCTGTCTACAATCCCAAAAGATTTGGAGCAAAGTGCAAAACTGTTGGTAAAAGAAAACTGTATTTTGGCGGGAGTAGAACTGGCTGAAATTATTTTTAAAACTTTCGATAAAGATTTAAAAATAGAAAGATTTATCAAAGATGGCGAAATGGCAAAAGTAGGAGATATAGCTTTTATCGTGACCGGAAGCGCCCGATCTATTCTATCAACAGAGAGACTGGTTCTCAACTGTATGCAGCGTATGAGTGGAATTGCAACACTGACTCAGGATTGGGATTCTAGATTGATTGGTACGAAAACTAAACTTTTGGATACCCGCAAAACAACACCCAACTTCAGGGTCTGCGAAAAATGGGCAGTCGCGATCGGCGGCGGAACCAATCACAGATACGGTTTATATGACATGATCATGCTAAAAGATAATCACATAGATTATAATGGAAGCATCACCAACGCCGTAAAAATGGCTAAGAATTATGTAAAAAAATCTAAGAAGAAACTGAAGATAGAAGTTGAAACCCGCAATCTTGAGGAAGTTCAGGAAGCCATCAACGCAAAGGTAGACAGAATCATGCTTGATAATATGGATGTCATTACAATGAAAAAGGCCGTAAAACTCATCAACGGATCTTGCGAAAGTGAGGCATCAGGAGGAATAACCAGAGATCAGCTGAAAGAAATTGCTACAACTGGAGTTACTTTTATTTCTGTAGGTGCGCTTACACATTCTGCTAAAAATATTGATTTAAGTTTAAAGGCTGCTATGTAA